CTCGCCAGCGAGCGCGAACCCGCCATCATCTTCATCGACGAGATCGACGCCGTCGCCGCCAAACGAACGGAGTCCAAGACCTCCGGCGACGCCGAGGTCCAGCGCACGATGATGCAACTGCTCTCGGAGATGGACGGCTTCGAGGACCGCGGGGAGATCCGCATCATCGCCGCGACCAACCGCTTCGACATGCTCGACCGGGCCATCCTCCGCCCCGGTCGCTTCGACCGCCTGATCGAAGTGCCCGAGCCCGACGCCGAGGGCCGCAAGCGCATCCTCGAGATCCACACGGGAGACATGTCCCTCGCCGACGAGGTCGACTTCGAGCGCCTCGCCGAAGAGACCGACGGCTTCTCCGGCGCGGAACTCGCCTCGCTGGCCACCGAGGCCGGTATGTTCGCCATCCGCGACGGCCGCACCGACGTGCGCACCGAGGACTTCGTCGACGCCCTCGAGAAGATCGAAGAGGGCGACCAGACCGAAGGACAGCCGGTCGCGTTCTACTGAGACCATCTTTTTCGACCGGGGGCTTCCTCGGTCGCTCCGCTCCCTGCGGAGAGCCCCCGGTCCAAAAACATGGGTGAAAAAGCCGCATCTCGGCCTTCGGCCTCGATGCGGTGAAACGCCTCGCTTCGCTCGGCGTATGCCCGAGATCGCGGGAGGCGCTACCGTCGCACGAACACGGCGGGGCTGTCCCCGGACCGTTGATCGGCCGCTCCGACGAACGACCAGTAGTCGCTAGCTTCCGTGCCGAGCAACCGTTCGATCTCCGTTCGAGTGATCAGGTTCGTCCCCGAGTCGACGAGTGCGAAGAACTCCCGCTTCTGCTCGGGTTGGCCCCTGAGCCACTCCCGGGTCGCCTCGTTCGGGTAGTTGAAGATCAGATAGCCGCCGGGTTCGACGTGGTCGTAGAGCGCTTCGATAGCGTCCTCGATCGCCTCGACGAAGTACAGCGTCGCCATGCAGTACACGATATCGAACTCCCGGCCCACGTCGAGGTCGGGCAGCGAGCGAACGCGGAAGGAGATGTTCGACAGGTCGCGTCGATCGGCCACCTCGTGGTCGTCGCGGATTACGTCCTCGGAGATGTCACAGCAGTAAAACTCCATGTCGGGGTGGCGCTCGGCGAGCGCGAACTCGGTGACTGCTGGCCCACAGCCGACCGAGGCGAACGAATCGGGGTCCGCCCCCGTCTCATCGAGAAAGCGGTCGACGTACTCGTCCATCTCCTCCCCGGCGAGATACGCGCACCGCTCGTAGTCGCCGGCCTCGTAGAACTCCCGCCATCGGTCCTCGACCAT
The window above is part of the Halosimplex rubrum genome. Proteins encoded here:
- a CDS encoding class I SAM-dependent methyltransferase; this encodes MVEDRWREFYEAGDYERCAYLAGEEMDEYVDRFLDETGADPDSFASVGCGPAVTEFALAERHPDMEFYCCDISEDVIRDDHEVADRRDLSNISFRVRSLPDLDVGREFDIVYCMATLYFVEAIEDAIEALYDHVEPGGYLIFNYPNEATREWLRGQPEQKREFFALVDSGTNLITRTEIERLLGTEASDYWSFVGAADQRSGDSPAVFVRR